Genomic window (Insulibacter thermoxylanivorax):
CTTCAATGAATTCAGTTATATCTCAGACACCCTGCGCACCGTGCAGCCCGATTGGATCGCTGCCGCCCGGGAATCCATCCATGAGCAGCAGGAGATGGTCATCGACTACTTAGAAGAGAAGGTGCGGATCGCTCCCGACGAAGCATCGGATGAATTCCTGTATCAAGATAAGGAAGAAGCCCGGCGGGAGCTGGATGTGGCGCGGCGCATCCTCGACGATATCCCCGCCCCGCTCCGCAGCGAAGCGCTCCAATACCGCATCTGGAACCCGCTGCCCTACAAGCGCTACCGCGGGATCGATGAATAGGCTGCATCGAAGATCTGTATAGATGCATCTGAGATCTGAGCTGCATCGTACTGAGGGGAATCATATGCGCGTATGAATACGTGCATGATTCCCCTCTTTCGGTGAGCGTGCTCGTTCGACGCCTGAATCGGCAATATTTGTCGTTTCAGGCGCTGCTTGCTCTGCTTGTGCTCCTGAGTCAACATTTTTTGTTGATTCGCAGCAGGTTTGTCTGGCTTGCGCTACTGAGTCGACAACATTTGTTGACTCAGGCGCTGACTGCCCGCTTATGCTCCTGAGTCAACATTTTTTGTTGGCTCACGGCAAGCTGCCCGCTTCCGATCCTGAGTCGACAACATTTGTTGGCTCACGCGCTGACGGCCATGCTTGTGCTCCTGAGTCATCATTTTTTGTCGATTCCGAGTCAAATCGCCCCGTTTTCCGCTTGAATCAACAGAAACTGTCGTCTCAGAGCGGAGTCGCACTCCTTCCATACCAAAACCGACAATATTCATCGTCTCAGTCATCTACCTTGCCCTATGCTTCCTCTTTTCTTTAGGACAGGCGATTGGTTAGATGAAAACTTACCAAAAACATACCGAAGGGGAATCATGGGATGACCATGATTCCCCTTCTTGCATACAACATGTTGCCCCTAATCATTGTTGCAGCAGCCCTCTTCCTCCTCCAGATGCCCCGATCTTTCGATCTTGGTCTTTAAGTATTTCTCGTTATATTCGGAGATATCTCCCCACAATGGAACACGATTCTCAACGTCCAACCCTGCTCTTCTTAGCGCCTCCAGTTTTCTTGGATTGTTGGTGATCAGGGTGACCGGCTTAGTCCGAAGCACTTGCAACACGCGGATCGCATCGCTGTAATCCCGCGCATCATCCACAAAGCCGAGCTGGAGGTTGGCATCCACGGTATCATACCCGTTCTCCTGAAGAATATAGGCAAGCGCTTTGCTGAAGAGCCCGATGCCTCTTCCTTCATGATTCGCAAGATAGAACAAAGCGCCGTGACCATGTTCGACGATTAGTTTCATCGATTGTTTAAGCTGGAAGCCGCAGTCGCATCGCTTGCTGCCGAAGATATCCCCGGTGTGACAGATGGAGTGGAAACGAATCAATGCCGTCTCCGCATCCTCAAAATCACCGTATACCAGAACGCTGGATTGCTGGTATTCCGCTAAATTCACGGAAGATAACTTAGCTATAATCTGCTCGAAGTTTTCCGTCTCTTCACCGCAGTTAAGCCAGCAATACCATTTGAATTCGACGGTTTCCCCATCTAAGTTAACGGGAAGCTTAATCGGACCAACAAGATAAATGGCCCCTTCACCGGATTCGATCCGGTGTATCTTATTGTGCAGCAGAGATATCACGTTCGGATCAAAGGTTTTTACAACAGTCATTCTAGAACAGTCCCCTTTGAGAGATGATTCATCCTGATTGATACCCATGATTATACCATTCTTACATGATGAATCGAGGGTCCAATTGGTGATTCCGCCTAGTCCAATTTTGGGCTGCCTTACGTATTATATACTCTAACCTAGAACAAAGGAGTGTATGTGAGCATGGCTTTTCTTCCGCCGTTTATCTCTCCTGGACAACAGACGCCCCAGGGTTCGGGCCAGACCCCGCCGGGACCGCCGCCGCAATTCACCCCCCAGCAGCCTCTGACCACAACATTTGCCGTTGATCCCGGCGCCATCTCCGGCTGCTTGTTCCGGTATACTTATATCTGGCCGCAGTCTGGTCCAGGGTTTTGGTTTTATCCCGTTTTTGTCGGCAGAACGTCCGTCTCCGGCTTTCGTTGGAATGGCTTCTTCTGGACTTTTTTCGGGATGGATTTGCGACAGATCAACTCTTTCACATGTTTCTGATGGCACGCCGTCAAAAAAAGAGGGGAAATCCCCTCTTTCTTATTTGCAGCTGCGCACATGTTGAGGTTTATTAAGATTCTAAAACCTCATCGGATATCACCCATGGCAGCCCCCAAATCTGATCACTGCCGCACACGCAAATATCGTAATCATCTACACACTCCGCAAGATCGGTTGCGACATATAAACGCTCGCTGTGGGGAATGCTTTCGGAGAATGCCCTGAAATGATCAGCGCCCGGAGCACATTCATAGGCTTGCAGCGTGTGGTCATCCAGCCATTTGAATGAAATCTGCTCGCATGGAAATCCTAACTTAGCAATGGCTTTTTGCAGGGCATAAGCGCCAAGCTGACCGCCGTAATTATAATTTTTATAATACAAAGTAATGGCCTGTCTTGCGCATGATTATCCTCTCATTCTATTCGCGATTGTTCATCATCCTTACAGCAAACATAAGCAACAATATCACACCGATGACGGTTGGTATAACGAACACCCACAACATGACAGGCCCGCTTCCCAATGCATCTAGAGATGGAGTATTGATAATGCGGATATAGCGATCATCATCTCCTCTTACTATCCAATAGATCACCGGTCCAAGCATGAGAAAGATGACGCCCAAAATGAGTAAATGCAGGTTTCTCCTCATCTCAATCGCCTTCCAGTCACTATAATCGTTCATAAATTCAGCCGCAGGTGACAGTGATGGTTACTCTCTTAAACGTTGCCTCGCAGAGTTCAGCTCTGCGGTAATCGGAACATGTTCACTTGCTTTGGCTAAACCGTAGACAGGCATATTCACATACATGGTCTCATAATGACCAGAATTCACGAGATAGGTTTCATGATAGATGCCGACAGCAGGATTGGCCCCCACCTTGCGGTTAAAGTCCCGCCATGCTTTCATATGTTTCGCACCATGTGCATAGTGCTCCAGTTGTTCGAAGGAACATCGATCACGTCCTTGCTTACAATCATCAGAGGATATGCGGCGCATTCCAGAATATCAGGAAATTTCTTGCCGCCCTCAACATCAACGGCGAATTCCCGTTTAGGATACCGGCCAATCCGCCCGCACACTTGGCAATCATTAACCTGTTCTTCCGACAATGGATAAATCTTATAAGCATATAGCCATCCACGGCTGTAATTCGTATTATCCCTAATACGATAAAATCTTTTCAATTTGTCCTCCTCCAATCTTTTAAAATCCTCCATCCCAACGGGGATCTTTTCTAATTGTATTATAAAAATCAATAATTTGGTCTTTAGTTGCTTCAGGGTTTCTCTTCATAAATTTTGACCATTCCTTTTCATATGCCTTAGACCGCCCATCATCATTCTGGAATCGATAAAGAAGTACATCTCATTACTGAGGTTGCATCTGAGACCTTCTTCACCAAGGCGGTTGTTATCGTTGAAGAAGGTTGGAGAAAAATTATGAAGGATATAGCGAAGAATCAGCTCATATAATTTTTCTTCGTCAGCCGTAACATCGGTAGGAATTTCTCCTGTTGGGACAATCGCATGGTGTTCCGTTGCCTTGGCATCATCCACGTAACGTTTGTTTCCCTTAAGGCTTTTAATTTTCTCCGGGAATAGATGAGCATACTTCTTATCCTTCTGCATCGCGGCTAATCGATCCGCGAGCTGATCTGCCGCATTTTCACTTAAATGCCGGCTTGAAGTTCGCGGATAGGTAACATAACCTTTATCATAAATGCTTTGCAGCACCTTCATTGTCTTATCGATGCTAAAACCCAGTTCTTTTCTAGCCGCGGTTTTGATCGAAGTGGAATGCAACAGCTGCGGCGCATTCCTCTTAACTGTCTTTTCTTCGTAGTGCGTGACTACAGCCGATTGGCCTTCGATCTTCTGTACGATTTTTTCTGCTTCTTCTTTTGATTCGAATCGAGTAACACGGCCATCGTTCGTTTCTTTAAACCATTGCCCGGAATAAATTCCGTTAGAATGTTGGAACTTCGTATGAACGATATAAAATGGTTCAGGCTTGAACTCTTCAATGGCCAATTCTCTGTCATAGACAATGCGAAGCGTTGGTGTTTGAACTCTCCCCGCTGAAAGCAGCGTATTTTCACCGGTTACCTCCCGGGCAACAAGCGTAAAAAATCTTGTGGCAGTAAACCCAATCCAATAATCCGCGTAAGCTCTTACCTGTGCCGCAGCGGCCAAGTTATCGTACTTCGATGCATCCTGGAGATCCTTAAAACCTTCACGAATTGTCGATGGCGTTAAATCATGGATCCATAATCTAAGAAGTTTCCCTTTATACTTGCAAGCACGAATTATAGTTCGTGCAATATGCTCCCCTTCTCTTCCTGGGTCTGTTGCAATAATGCAAGTATGTGCCTTACTTAAAAGGTCATTAATAATTTGAAACTGACCTTTCTTGCTCGGATCCACTTCATACAGCATGGGATTTGGAATGATAGGCAGTGATTCTAATGTCCATTCTTTATATTCAGAATACGTATCCGGCGTTTTAAGACGGACAATATGGCCAATCGCCCAGGTTACAATATCACCATTCGTTAATTCGATATAGCCTCGATGAGCCTTCTTTTGCCCCAATGATTCTGCGATTTTTCTTCCCATATCCGGCTTTTCTGCTAATATTACTACACTCATGAAGCCACCCCGTTAACTAGCGATACTGAAAAAATTATCGGACAAGATCGTCTCGCTTTTTGCTCGTAATTTGCTTTTCAGCTGCCTGCTTAACGGCACCATTTACTCGATCAGCGATAGAACGCTTTTCCTTCATCAGCTGAGGTTCTCGATCTAGACATTCTCGGATAAGTGCAGCCATTGGTTTATGATCGACCTTTTCGAACCCAATACGCGATGCTTCATACCATCGCTCACGATCTTGGTTCGTTAAAACCAGCTTATACCCAGCTTGTTCAGCTAAAATGCCCAGCCAAACTCGCTGTGTACGTCCGTTACCCTCTATGAAAGGATGAGCTGCATTGATCTCATTGACAATCTCAGCTGCTTTCTCAGCAAATTCATCCTTAGAAAGCCCTCGCAAAAAATTGTATTCTTCTAATTTCTTAAACTGCTGGCGCATCCAGGTCTCGATATTCTCAGGTCTTGCAAAAGGAATCGGTCCGCGTCCAGTGGTGTAATTTCGGGGCTTGCCCGCCCAGTCATAGAGGTCCTGGAAAATATGTTTATGCAATGCTAAAAAACCTTCATAGGTTAGTTC
Coding sequences:
- a CDS encoding Fic/DOC family protein, yielding MHFNRSKQEENIYLSYHYPGMNVLKNKLDLRDPKDLEAAELYFTEERLSQPLPKEARELTYEGFLALHKHIFQDLYDWAGKPRNYTTGRGPIPFARPENIETWMRQQFKKLEEYNFLRGLSKDEFAEKAAEIVNEINAAHPFIEGNGRTQRVWLGILAEQAGYKLVLTNQDRERWYEASRIGFEKVDHKPMAALIRECLDREPQLMKEKRSIADRVNGAVKQAAEKQITSKKRDDLVR
- a CDS encoding transporter codes for the protein MAFLPPFISPGQQTPQGSGQTPPGPPPQFTPQQPLTTTFAVDPGAISGCLFRYTYIWPQSGPGFWFYPVFVGRTSVSGFRWNGFFWTFFGMDLRQINSFTCF
- a CDS encoding GTP cyclohydrolase II, translating into MTVVKTFDPNVISLLHNKIHRIESGEGAIYLVGPIKLPVNLDGETVEFKWYCWLNCGEETENFEQIIAKLSSVNLAEYQQSSVLVYGDFEDAETALIRFHSICHTGDIFGSKRCDCGFQLKQSMKLIVEHGHGALFYLANHEGRGIGLFSKALAYILQENGYDTVDANLQLGFVDDARDYSDAIRVLQVLRTKPVTLITNNPRKLEALRRAGLDVENRVPLWGDISEYNEKYLKTKIERSGHLEEEEGCCNND
- a CDS encoding monooxygenase family protein, which produces MKAWRDFNRKVGANPAVGIYHETYLVNSGHYETMYVNMPVYGLAKASEHVPITAELNSARQRLRE
- a CDS encoding DNA topoisomerase, which produces MSVVILAEKPDMGRKIAESLGQKKAHRGYIELTNGDIVTWAIGHIVRLKTPDTYSEYKEWTLESLPIIPNPMLYEVDPSKKGQFQIINDLLSKAHTCIIATDPGREGEHIARTIIRACKYKGKLLRLWIHDLTPSTIREGFKDLQDASKYDNLAAAAQVRAYADYWIGFTATRFFTLVAREVTGENTLLSAGRVQTPTLRIVYDRELAIEEFKPEPFYIVHTKFQHSNGIYSGQWFKETNDGRVTRFESKEEAEKIVQKIEGQSAVVTHYEEKTVKRNAPQLLHSTSIKTAARKELGFSIDKTMKVLQSIYDKGYVTYPRTSSRHLSENAADQLADRLAAMQKDKKYAHLFPEKIKSLKGNKRYVDDAKATEHHAIVPTGEIPTDVTADEEKLYELILRYILHNFSPTFFNDNNRLGEEGLRCNLSNEMYFFIDSRMMMGGLRHMKRNGQNL